The following proteins are encoded in a genomic region of Clarias gariepinus isolate MV-2021 ecotype Netherlands chromosome 12, CGAR_prim_01v2, whole genome shotgun sequence:
- the lamb1b gene encoding LOW QUALITY PROTEIN: laminin subunit beta-1b (The sequence of the model RefSeq protein was modified relative to this genomic sequence to represent the inferred CDS: substituted 1 base at 1 genomic stop codon): protein MWSLQSALIVALGLAVSAQLVPEANNMCSEGSCYPATGDLLIGRAHLLTASSTCGLYSPEPYCIISSLETDNCFDCDSRDFYNVDTYPDSHTIDNVVTTFTPNRLVTWWQSESGVENVTIQLNLEAEFHFTHIIMTFKTFRPAAMVIERSSDYEKSWQVXCYFALNCSAAFPHVSQGPIKSVDEVICDSRYSNIEPSTEGEVIFRALDPAFKISDPYSQRIQNLLRITNLRVRMIKLHTLGDDLLDGREEVKQKYYYALYDMVVRGNCFCYGHASECAPADDSERGPEGMVHGHCMCNHHTAGLNCEKCQDFYQDAPWRPAEGRNANECKRCECNHHSHKCHFNMTMYVLSGNVSGGVCDDCQHNTQGQHCDGCKPFYFQHPNRDKRDPNICEPCDCDIWGSLKGGLCDSVTDVMRGLIAGQCRCKQNVEGERCDHCKQGHYGLGQDLLGCRPCSCNPLGTTPGGSPCDTETGMCYCKRLVTGRNCDQCQPQHWGLSTDKDGCRPCDCDLGGALNNDCSPETGQCLCREHMSGRRCDNMKPGYYFTALDHYTYEAEEAEFKPAVTVVARPLPADRPPTWTGTGFASVPEEETLQFTIDNIPHSMKYDLLIRYEPQLPDVWEQVEIKVIRPGHPSPSAHCSATYADQQTVSLPPGSRYVQLPTPLCLEKGQKYTVQMILALFSSNDLHHQPHILIDSIVLLPVVRDLKLFSGEADREAAWEMFQRYRCLENSRSVQKLPMTNICKEYIFSASALLHQGAMECECDPRGSFSTVCDSIGGQCSCRPNVIGRKCDRCAPGTLQLGPSGCRPCDCDPLGSKNAFCNSTTGQCLCLPGVYGRQCAHCLPNHWGFPQCQPCFCNGHGEQCHPHTGQCVECRDHTTGDQCERCERGYHGNALLGSSDRCRPCMCPDGPGSGRQFADTCYQNLNSNQLFCVCSQGYKGPRCEECASGYYGNPKVSGGRCHPCRCNGNIDMHDPMSCDARTGTCLRCLHNTDGQACQHCRRGYYGDASRQRCQRCVCQLLGTDHHRCADGECECDQVSGQCPCLPRVEGQHCDRCAPNTWNFQSGEGCQPCQCHPTHSSSPSCDWKSGQCSCMPGFGGRTCQECRALFWGDPEVKCHACDCDPLGIATPQCNKTTGACVCVEGVSGQRCDSCGRGYMGTFPDCQPCHQCFREWDVTVGELTNQTQQMVETVENLKVTGATAAYQDTIDSLEGGTKQLTQILEDDKAQQTLRYSQELLQQAKRMMSDLDSSLNHTEENIQQTSDEHSRVAEELKSLSLETQKEQESVNKTQQHVLHIKHSDPAGAVDSISEYHQQSLEAERQANQATTGPRSPVEQSAGLRQATEAKRDAVRGQFERRQLEDSEVLKTLNREIDQEDVFKLSQQVCGGEKTGDSCGECGGLGCVSEDGQPQCGGQDCDGVMTQTNNAWKKTKDLDKDIMDSLKEVEKLQRMVSAAQGRADESKVSAQDILLKANQSKARVEQTNQELRELIQQIRDFLRSGADLERIEALSDEVLKLEMPLVAGELKNVTMEIRQHVANLTTVDTVLTDSADQAQTAERLLQQARVISEEATQLKEEVDKVKATLGETEQFHSATEDSLKAAKTDVNYSQQQITAVDAETVESEFMLSNATQRMLELETNMGAVKGTTQETSNNAESAQNLAAYVSEDSEKTKRKLNLEVQPKFQSALGLMGEKATGVSDARQRAEQLQQEAKDLMTDARSKLENLNELEQTFLANQETLAQRAQEVEELEKEAQAVLQELSQKVTVYSICQ, encoded by the exons CTTTGGGTTTGGCTGTTTCGGCTCAGCTTGTTCCCGAAGCCAACAATATGTGCTCAGAGGGAAGCTGTTACCCTGCCACGGGTGACCTGCTGATCGGCAGAGCCCACCTCCTTACAGCCTCGTCCACCTGCGGGCTCTACTCTCCTGAGCCCTACTGCATTATCAGCAGTCTAGAG ACTGACAATTGTTTCGACTGTGACTCTCGAGACTTTTACAACGTGGACACGTACCCCGATAGCCACACCATCGACAACGTGGTCACAACTTTTACTCCCAACCGTCTCGTTACCTGGTGGCAGTCTGAGAGTG GAGTGGAGAATGTGACCATTCAACTGAACTTAGAAGCTGAATTCCACTTCACACATATCATCATGACCTTTAAG ACATTCCGTCCCGCAGCAATGGTGATCGAGCGTTCCTCAGATTATGAGAAGAGCTGGCAGGTGTAATGTTACTTTGCCTTGAACTGCTCCGCtgcttttccacatgtttcccAAGGACCAATCAAGAGTGTCGATGAGGTCATCTGTGATTCCCGGTACTCTAACATTGAGCCTTCAACAGAGGGAGAG gtGATCTTCCGAGCACTCGATCCTGCATTTAAGATTTCTGATCCTTACAGTCAACGGATTCAGA ACCTCCTGAGAATAACTAACCTGCGGGTGCGGATGATAAAGTTACACACTCTAGGTGATGACCTTCTGGATGGCCGAGAAGAAGTGAAGCAAAAGTACTACTATGCTCTCTATGACATGGTCGTCCGCGGCAACTGTTTCTGCTATGGCCACGCCTCCGAGTGTGCACCAGCGGACGACAGTGAGAGGGGCCCGGAAGGGATG GTCCATGGTCACTGTATGTGTAATCATCACACGGCTGGTTTAAACTGTGAGAAATGTCAAGACTTTTACCAAGACGCACCGTGGAGACCTGCAGAGGGCCGAAACGCCAATGAGTGCAAGC GATGTGAGTGTAACCATCACTCACACAAGTGTCACTTCAACATGACAATGTATGTGTTGTCGGGGAACGTGagtggaggagtgtgtgatgattgTCAACACAACACACAGGGGCAGCACTGTGATGGTTGCAAGCCTTTCTACTTCCAGCATCCCAACAGAGACAAAAGGGATCCTAACATATGTGAAC CATGTGACTGTGACATATGGGGCTCGCTGAAGGGTGGTTTGTGTGACAGCGTGACAGACGTGATGAGGGGACTTATCGCTGGTCAGTGTCGCTGTAAGCAGAATGTGGAAGGAGAACGCTGTGATCACTGCAAGCAAGGACACTACGGGCTTGGCCAAGACTTGCTAGGATGCCGCC CATGCAGCTGTAATCCTCTGGGTACAACTCCTGGAGGAAGTCCTTGTGACACAGAAACAGGAATGTGTTATTGCAAACGTCTCGTTACCGGACGAAACTGTGACCAGTGTCAG CCTCAGCACTGGGGCCTGAGCACAGATAAGGATGGCTGTCGGCCATGTGACTGCGATCTCGGAGGAGCTCTGAACAACGA tTGTTCTCCAGAGACAGGGCAGTGTCTGTGCAGAGAACACATGTCTGGCAGGCGCTGTGATAACATGAAGCCTGGTTATTATTTCACCGCCCTTGACCACTACACTTATGAGGCAGAAGAAGCAGAATTTAAACCG GCAGTGACTGTAGTGGCGAGGCCTCTGCCAGCAGATCGGCCCCCGACTTGGACCGGCACTGGATTTGCCAGCGTGCCTGAAGAAGAAACACTGCAGTTTACTATTGACAACATTCCACACTCTATGAAATATGACTTGTTGATCCGCTACGAACCTCag ttgccAGATGTGTGGGAGCAGGTGGAGATAAAGGTGATACGTCCTGGCCATCCTTCTCCGTCTGCACATTGTTCAGCTACTTATGCTGACCAACAGACTGTATCACTTCCACCAGGCTCCAG GTATGTGCAACTGCCCACACCACTGTGTTTGGAAAAAGGGCAGAAATACACAGTGCAAATGATTCTAGCGCTTTTTTCCTCGAATGACCTTCATCATCAGCCGCACATACTGATTGACTCC atTGTGCTGTTGCCCGTGGTGCGAGATCTCAAGCTGTTCTCGGGAGAAGCTGACAGAGAGGCAGCGTGGGAAATGTTTCAGAGATACCGCTGTCTCGAGAACAGTAGGAGTGTTCAGAAATTACCCATGACCAACATCTGCAAAGAATACATCTTCAGCGCGTCAGCCCTACTGCACCAGGGAGCTATGG AATGCGAGTGTGACCCACGAGGCTCTTTTAGTACCGTGTGTGATTCAATTGGTGGCCAGTGCTCGTGTCGTCCAAATGTGATCGGCAGGAAGTGTGACAGGTGCGCCCCGGGTACCCTCCAGCTCGGACCTTCTGGCTGCAGGC CATGTGATTGTGACCCTCTGGGCTCAAAGAACGCTTTCTGCAATTCAACTACCGGCCAGTGCTTGTGTTTACCTGGGGTTTACGGACGTCAGTGTGCCCACTGTCTGCCCAACCACTGGGGCTTCCCACAGTGCCAACCCTGTTTCTGTAATGGCCACGGAGAGCAATGTCACCCGCATACAGGCCAGTGCGTGGAGTGCCGAGACCACACCACAGGAGATCAGTGTGAGAG ATGCGAGAGAGGTTACCATGGCAATGCATTACTAGGCAGCAGTGACCGCTGTCGGCCCTGTATGTGTCCGGACGGCCCCGGAAGTGGAAGACAGTTTGCAGACACCTGCTACCAAAATCTCAACTCAAACCAGCTCTTCTGTGTTTGCAGCCAAGGATACAAAG GACCAAGATGTGAGGAATGTGCGTCTGGTTACTACGGCAACCCGAAGGTGTCAGGAGGACGGTGCCACCCATGCCGGTGTAACGGCAACATTGACATGCACGACCCGATGTCCTGTGATGCCCGCACAGGCACCTGTCTCAGATGTCTGCACAACACTGATGGCCAGGCATGTCAGCACTGTCGCCGTGGTTACTACGGAGACGCTAGCAGACAGAGATGCcaga GGTGTGTGTGCCAGCTTCTAGGCACGGACCATCACAGGTGTGCAGATGGTGAGTGTGAATGTGACCAGGTGAGTGGTCAGTGCCCGTGTCTACCCAGAGTAGAGGGTCAGCACTGTGACCGCTGTGCCCCAAACACCTGGAACTTCCAGAGTGGAGAAGGTTGCCAGCCATGCCAGTGTCATCCTACACACTCTTCCAGCCCGTCCTGCGATTGG AAGTCTGGTCAGTGTTCCTGTATGCCAGGTTTTGGTGGCAGGACCTGTCAGGAGTGTAGAGCCCTGTTCTGGGGTGATCCAGAAGTCAAGTGTCATG catGTGACTGTGACCCCCTGGGAATTGCTACACCACAGTGTAACAAGACGAcaggagcatgtgtgtgtgtggagggcgTGTCCGGTCAGCGGTGTGACTCCTGTGGGCGGGGCTACATGGGAACTTTCCCAGACTGCCAGCCGTGTCATCAGTGCTTCCGTGAATGGGATGTCACTGTGGGCGAGCTGACCAATCAGACGCAGCAGATGGTGGAGACTGTGGAGAACCTGAAAGTGACGGGTGCTACAGCGGCCTATCAGGACACGATAGACAGTCTAGAAGGCGGAACCAAGCAGCTCACTCAGATATTAGAGGATGACAAGGCACAGCAGACTCTGAGATACTCTCAAGAACTTCTGCAGCAGGccaa GAGGATGATGTCTGATCTGGACAGCTCTCTGAACCACACAGAGGAGAATATACAGCAGACCTCAGATGAACACAGCAGGGTTGCAGAGGAGCTCAAATCACTCAGTCTGGAAACACAGAAGGAGCAAGAAAGTGTTAATAAAACACAGCAACATGTTCTGCACATCAAACACTCCGACCCAGCAG GTGCAGTGGACAGCATTAGTGAATATCATCAGCAGTCACTGGAGGCAGAGAGGCAAGCGAATCAGGCCACGACAGGTCCGCGCAGCCCTGTGGAGCAGTCAGCTGGTCTACGGCAAGCCACGGAGGCCAAACGGGATGCTGTAAGGGGGCAGTTCGAGCGAAGACAACTAGAGGACTCTGAGGTGCTAAAAACATTGAACCGGGAGATAGACCAAGAAGATGTTTTCAAACTCAGCCAGCAG GTGTGTGGTGGGGAGAAGACCGGAGATAGCTGTGGAGAATGTGGAGGCTtggggtgtgtgagtgaggatGGACAACCTCAGTGCGGAGGACAAGACTGCGACGGTGTGATGACGCAAACCAACAATGCatggaaaaaaactaaagatctaGACAAGGACATTATGGACTCGCTAAAAGAAGTGGAAAAGCTCCAaaggatg GTTTCTGCTGCTCAAGGCCGCGCGGATGAGAGTAAAGTCAGTGCGCAGGATATCCTGTTGAAGGCCAATCAGAGCAAGGCAAGAGTGGAGCAGACCAATCAGGAGCTACGAGAGCTCATTCAGCAAATACGAGATTTTCTTAGAA GTGGTGCAGATCTGGAGCGTATTGAAGCACTTTCTGATGAAGTTTTGAAGTTGGAAATGCCACTCGTGGCAGGCGAGCTGAAAAACGTGACCATGGAGATCCGGCAGCACGTGGCCAATCTGACCACCGTGGACACCGTCTTGACTGATAGTGCTGATCAGGCACAAACAGCTGAGAGACTGCTGCAACAGGCACGCGTcatcag CGAGGAAGCTACACAACTGAAGGAGGAAGTGGACAAGGTGAAGGCGACGCTAGGTGAAACCGAGCAATTTCATTCTGCAACAGAGGACAGCTTAAAAGCAGCGAAGACTGACGTTAACTACTCACAACAACAAATAACCGCT GTGGACGCAGAGACGGTTGAATCTGAGTTCATGCTGAGTAACGCCACACAGCGCATGCTGGAACTGGAGACGAACATGGGCGCTGTGAAAGGGACAACTCAGGAAACTTCCAACAATGCCGAATCTGCTCAAAACCTGGCAGCATATGTCTCTGAGGACTCGGAAAAAACCAAACGG aaACTGAATTTAGAGGTGCAGCCTAAGTTCCAGTCTGCCCTTGGCCTGATGGGTGAGAAAGCAACTGGTGTATCTGATGCACGCCAGAGAGCAGAACAGCTGCAACAGGAGGCAAAGGATTTAATGACTGATGCCAGGAGCAAATTAGAGAATCTAAACG